One genomic region from Rhodothermales bacterium encodes:
- a CDS encoding acyl-CoA carboxylase subunit beta, with translation MADLYKDLDERRDLALQGGGAKRIEQQHAKGKLTARERLDLLLDEGSFEELGMFVRHQTKDFGLADNRPYGDGVITGYGTIDGRLVYVYSQDFTVFGGSLGQANAQKIVKVMQLAMDNGAPIIGLNDSGGARIQEGVVSLGGYADIFLLNTLASGVVPQISAVMGPCAGGAVYSPAITDFVFMVQGTSYMFVTGPNVVKTVTQEDVSSEELGGAGTHASKSGVAHRACASEVDCLMAIRALLGYLPSNCEEPAPRSPSPGQPVSDESLNAAVPENPNKPYDMHSVIGRIVDADSFFEIHPDFAPNILVGFARMDGQPIGIVANNPAVLAGVLDIDSSVKGARFVRFCDAFNIPLVVFEDVPGFMPGTDQEWRGIIRHGAKLLYAFCEATVPKITVITRKAYGGAYDVMNSKHIRGDLNLAWPTAEIAVMGPKGAVEIIYRKEIAGSDEPEATQARIEAEYRERFANPYIAAEYGYVDDVIRPSETRARLIRGLEMLRNKAVRNPKRKHGNIPL, from the coding sequence ATGGCCGACCTCTACAAGGATCTTGACGAACGCAGGGATCTTGCCCTGCAGGGCGGTGGAGCCAAACGGATCGAGCAACAGCATGCCAAGGGCAAACTGACAGCCAGGGAACGACTGGACCTGCTCCTGGACGAAGGTTCGTTCGAGGAGTTGGGTATGTTTGTCCGCCACCAGACCAAGGACTTCGGACTGGCCGACAACCGCCCGTATGGTGATGGGGTGATCACCGGCTATGGCACCATTGACGGTCGTCTCGTCTATGTGTACTCCCAGGACTTCACCGTTTTCGGGGGTTCGCTGGGACAAGCCAATGCCCAGAAAATCGTCAAGGTCATGCAATTGGCCATGGACAACGGCGCACCCATCATCGGGCTGAACGACTCGGGGGGCGCCCGCATCCAGGAAGGCGTGGTTTCCCTGGGAGGCTACGCCGACATCTTCCTGCTGAATACCCTGGCCTCCGGGGTTGTCCCTCAGATCTCCGCCGTCATGGGTCCCTGCGCCGGGGGCGCGGTCTACAGTCCGGCCATCACGGACTTCGTGTTCATGGTTCAGGGAACGAGCTACATGTTCGTGACGGGACCCAATGTGGTCAAAACGGTCACGCAGGAGGATGTCTCGTCCGAGGAACTGGGCGGTGCCGGCACCCATGCCAGCAAGAGCGGCGTGGCCCACCGTGCATGCGCCAGCGAGGTGGATTGCCTGATGGCCATCCGCGCCCTGTTGGGATACCTGCCGTCCAACTGCGAAGAGCCCGCCCCCCGTTCGCCGTCGCCCGGACAACCGGTGTCGGATGAATCGCTCAACGCGGCTGTTCCGGAGAACCCGAACAAACCCTACGACATGCATTCCGTGATCGGCAGGATCGTGGATGCGGATTCGTTTTTCGAAATCCACCCGGACTTCGCCCCCAACATCCTGGTCGGATTTGCCCGCATGGATGGGCAACCGATCGGCATCGTGGCCAACAATCCGGCGGTCCTCGCCGGGGTGCTGGATATCGATTCGTCCGTCAAGGGGGCCCGCTTCGTCCGCTTCTGCGATGCCTTCAACATTCCCCTTGTCGTTTTCGAGGATGTACCGGGGTTCATGCCGGGGACCGATCAGGAGTGGCGCGGAATCATCCGGCACGGCGCCAAGCTGCTGTACGCCTTCTGCGAAGCCACGGTACCCAAGATCACCGTCATCACCCGGAAGGCCTACGGTGGTGCCTACGATGTCATGAACTCCAAGCATATCCGCGGCGACCTGAATCTGGCGTGGCCTACCGCGGAGATAGCCGTTATGGGGCCCAAGGGCGCCGTGGAAATCATTTACCGGAAAGAGATTGCCGGGTCCGACGAACCAGAGGCCACCCAGGCCCGGATTGAAGCCGAGTACCGGGAGCGGTTTGCCAACCCCTATATTGCCGCTGAGTACGGCTATGTGGACGATGTCATCCGGCCGTCGGAAACGCGGGCGCGGCTCATCCGGGGGCTGGAGATGTTGCGGAACAAGGCCGTTCGCAACCCGAAAAGGAAGCACGGAAACATCCCGCTTTAA
- a CDS encoding sigma-70 family RNA polymerase sigma factor, with product MHPTDEELAGAYAERGDDHAFRILVERHQEKVYGYLLGMVRDRAVADDLFQETFIRVIAALRKDRGSYHHQGRFLGWIMRIARNAALDHLRTRKKWQDVPDNEDFSWWDTLPADDLPTDDVLQAGQEADILMACIDRLPPEQREVVLLRHESDLTFREIAALTDCSINTALGRMRYALLNLRKMLEVTELPVGA from the coding sequence ATGCATCCGACGGACGAGGAGCTTGCTGGCGCATACGCGGAACGGGGTGACGACCACGCGTTCCGGATCCTGGTGGAACGCCATCAGGAGAAGGTGTATGGGTACCTGCTGGGGATGGTCCGGGACCGGGCCGTCGCCGACGATCTCTTCCAGGAAACCTTCATCCGCGTGATTGCGGCGCTCCGGAAAGACCGGGGCTCCTACCATCATCAGGGGCGCTTCCTTGGATGGATCATGCGGATTGCCCGCAATGCGGCGCTGGACCATTTGCGTACCCGCAAGAAATGGCAGGACGTACCGGACAATGAAGACTTCAGTTGGTGGGACACCCTGCCCGCTGATGACCTCCCCACGGACGACGTGTTGCAGGCCGGCCAGGAAGCCGATATCCTCATGGCCTGCATAGATCGGTTGCCTCCCGAACAACGGGAAGTGGTCCTGCTCCGGCATGAATCCGACCTGACCTTCCGCGAGATTGCCGCACTGACCGACTGTTCCATCAACACGGCCTTGGGCCGCATGCGATACGCCCTGTTGAACCTCAGAAAAATGCTCGAAGTCACCGAATTACCGGTAGGCGCCTGA
- a CDS encoding Gfo/Idh/MocA family oxidoreductase: MSMTGKKRLGVGFIGSGFIAQFHIRSWQAVRDADILGVWSPNRENAEEAATLARTLRVGEAKAYGSITEMIADPAIDCLWICGPNHRRVENMEEIVDALGRGVGELVGLACEKPLARNVAEARRVVELVEESGLLHGYLEDQVFSPALMRGKEISWKRGAALSGRPYLARAAEEHSGPHAAWFWDGTRQGGGVLNDMMCHSVEVARYLLTRPGAPRSSIRPVAVTGHIASLKWSRPEYAEILRAQFGKSIDYATRPAEDFARATIEYVDEQGHPLIAEVTTSWSFVGAGLRLSSELLGPEYSMRVNSLDSGGTVFLSRNVTGSSGEDLVEKQNAEQGSMPYVGNEAAEYGYEDENRHMIRCFLDGQQPALDFHAGLDVTEQLMAAYMSAEQGRRLTWRPDGLDTFIPAVAQGTWKPNIPDA; the protein is encoded by the coding sequence ATGAGTATGACCGGAAAAAAGAGACTTGGTGTCGGTTTCATCGGAAGTGGCTTCATCGCCCAATTCCATATCCGTTCCTGGCAGGCCGTCCGTGACGCGGATATCCTGGGCGTCTGGAGTCCCAACAGGGAGAATGCCGAGGAGGCTGCGACCCTCGCTCGAACGCTTCGGGTCGGTGAGGCCAAGGCCTATGGTTCGATTACGGAGATGATTGCCGATCCGGCCATTGATTGCCTCTGGATCTGCGGCCCGAACCACCGCCGTGTCGAGAATATGGAAGAGATTGTCGATGCGCTGGGACGGGGCGTAGGAGAATTGGTGGGACTGGCCTGTGAGAAACCCCTCGCCCGGAATGTCGCCGAGGCCCGCCGTGTGGTGGAACTGGTGGAAGAGTCCGGTCTGCTTCATGGCTATCTGGAGGACCAGGTATTCTCTCCGGCCCTCATGCGCGGCAAGGAGATTTCATGGAAGCGGGGTGCGGCCCTCAGCGGCCGACCGTATCTGGCCCGGGCAGCCGAAGAGCACTCCGGCCCGCATGCCGCCTGGTTCTGGGACGGTACCCGCCAGGGTGGAGGCGTCCTCAATGACATGATGTGCCACTCCGTCGAGGTAGCCCGCTATCTGCTTACGCGTCCGGGGGCTCCGCGGTCGTCCATCCGCCCGGTAGCGGTGACCGGGCATATTGCCTCACTGAAGTGGTCGCGTCCTGAATACGCGGAAATCCTGCGTGCGCAGTTCGGGAAGTCCATCGATTACGCAACGCGACCTGCCGAGGATTTCGCGCGTGCCACCATCGAGTATGTGGACGAACAGGGGCATCCCTTGATTGCCGAGGTGACAACATCCTGGAGTTTCGTGGGGGCCGGTCTTCGCCTTTCTTCCGAGTTGCTGGGACCTGAATACTCCATGCGGGTGAATTCACTGGATTCCGGCGGGACCGTGTTCCTGAGCAGGAATGTCACGGGTTCGTCCGGCGAAGACCTGGTGGAGAAGCAGAATGCTGAGCAGGGCAGCATGCCCTACGTGGGCAACGAGGCGGCTGAATATGGATACGAAGACGAGAACCGCCACATGATCCGCTGTTTCCTGGATGGCCAGCAACCCGCGCTGGACTTCCATGCGGGTCTTGACGTCACGGAACAGCTCATGGCCGCCTACATGAGCGCGGAACAGGGACGACGCCTGACCTGGAGACCGGACGGTCTCGACACCTTCATTCCTGCCGTCGCGCAGGGCACGTGGAAACCCAATATCCCGGACGCATGA
- a CDS encoding FKBP-type peptidyl-prolyl cis-trans isomerase — MSQELLIEDVEIGTGPEIKAGQHAEVHYTGWLFDMSAPENRGDKFDSSRDRGETFSFPLGAGRVIAGWDDGVAGMKVGGRRILTIPPELGYGRYGAGGVIPPHATLVFDVELVGIG, encoded by the coding sequence ATGAGCCAGGAACTCCTGATAGAAGACGTGGAAATCGGCACCGGACCGGAAATCAAAGCCGGCCAGCATGCCGAGGTGCATTACACCGGCTGGCTCTTCGATATGAGTGCACCCGAAAACCGGGGTGACAAGTTCGATTCATCCCGCGATCGGGGGGAGACCTTTTCCTTCCCCTTGGGTGCAGGCCGCGTGATTGCCGGATGGGATGATGGCGTTGCCGGCATGAAGGTGGGTGGACGTCGGATCCTGACCATTCCGCCGGAGCTTGGCTACGGCCGCTATGGTGCCGGAGGCGTCATACCTCCACATGCAACGTTGGTGTTCGATGTTGAGCTTGTAGGTATAGGATGA
- the serA gene encoding phosphoglycerate dehydrogenase, whose translation MLSLSKDKIRILLLEGIDASAVEHFARAGYANVDCIRGTLPPDELAERLADTHFVGIRSRTKLTADILAAAPRLAGVGCFCIGTDQVDTAAARTLGIPVFNAPYGNTRSVAELVLAEIILLLRGIPARNAAAHRGEWQKSADGAHEVRGKTLGIVGYGHIGMQLGVLAEGLGMHVAYFDTAPRLPLGNARACTSLEEVLGAAHVVTLHVPDTPSTRGMIGAVEMARMRPGSHLVNASRGGVVDIPALAEALRRGHVAGAAVDVFPKEPATTQERFTSELQGMDNVLLTPHIGGSTHEAQQNIAADVAIKLIQYSDNGSTVGAVNFPEVSLPDHVSARRILHIHRNEPGVLTAVNRVLAANHVNIAGQYLQTMPDVGYVVMDVETDDVSPLLVGLGALEATIRTRWLR comes from the coding sequence ATGTTGTCGCTTTCGAAAGATAAAATCCGGATTCTCCTCCTGGAGGGCATAGATGCCTCGGCCGTGGAGCATTTTGCGCGCGCCGGCTATGCCAATGTGGACTGCATACGCGGCACCTTGCCGCCCGATGAGTTGGCCGAACGCCTTGCGGACACGCATTTCGTGGGCATCCGCTCGCGTACGAAGCTGACGGCAGATATCCTGGCCGCCGCTCCCCGCCTCGCCGGCGTTGGGTGTTTTTGCATCGGGACCGACCAGGTGGATACGGCTGCTGCCCGCACGCTCGGGATTCCCGTATTCAACGCACCATATGGCAACACCCGGTCGGTCGCCGAACTCGTCCTGGCCGAGATCATCCTGCTGCTCCGGGGAATTCCGGCCCGAAATGCGGCAGCGCACAGGGGCGAGTGGCAGAAAAGCGCCGATGGGGCCCACGAGGTCCGCGGAAAAACCTTGGGTATTGTGGGATACGGGCACATCGGTATGCAATTGGGCGTGCTGGCCGAAGGATTGGGGATGCATGTCGCGTATTTCGATACGGCGCCCCGGTTGCCGCTGGGCAACGCCCGTGCCTGCACCAGTCTGGAAGAGGTCCTGGGGGCCGCGCATGTCGTCACGTTGCACGTACCCGATACGCCGAGCACCCGGGGCATGATCGGTGCGGTTGAAATGGCCCGCATGCGGCCCGGCAGTCACTTGGTGAATGCGTCGCGCGGCGGCGTGGTGGACATCCCGGCGCTGGCTGAAGCCCTTCGACGCGGACACGTCGCCGGTGCTGCCGTGGACGTCTTTCCGAAGGAGCCGGCCACGACACAGGAGCGGTTCACATCTGAATTGCAGGGCATGGACAATGTGCTCCTGACGCCCCACATAGGTGGCAGCACGCATGAGGCCCAACAGAATATTGCGGCCGACGTGGCCATCAAGCTCATCCAGTATTCCGACAACGGATCCACCGTGGGCGCGGTCAACTTCCCGGAAGTCAGTTTGCCGGATCATGTGTCTGCCCGCCGCATCCTGCACATCCACCGGAACGAGCCCGGGGTGCTGACGGCGGTGAACCGTGTACTGGCCGCCAATCACGTGAATATTGCCGGCCAATACCTGCAAACCATGCCGGATGTCGGGTATGTGGTCATGGATGTGGAGACCGACGACGTGTCGCCCTTGCTGGTGGGGTTGGGCGCCCTGGAGGCGACGATCCGGACACGCTGGTTGCGGTGA
- a CDS encoding LysM peptidoglycan-binding domain-containing protein, which yields MHPSYLATVRLLTLTLLIVLSSGAAEARQQDAQRVDLLPPTTLQTTVNLDRMGLGEGAEQWSERVLMEKLSVLYGHQSDLMAAIARDDRDAVVASLDLAMTELGDLLRQDGVTDNDRFSDAYRMVVTEYERFYGPTDTLFVAFGDIFELRRDMFAALEQTQDPLLEDVVPSGLQPVGTDVPMTMNRLVENSMEFLLRDRKEVLQTWLRRADTYFPMIEQIFAEEGVPDELKYLAMIESGLNPRARSWASAGGMWQFMAATGRAYDLNVNAWVDDRADPELATRAAARHLKDLYQMYGQDWQVALAGYNCSPRCIKRAQQRARNTGISNPDYWDIYPYLPRETRNYVPMFIATSLIASNPTAFGVPVPSEPGPAYAYHVVPVTGMLSLEDVATMAGTDVTTLKALNPNLRRDTLPPSTGEFNLRLPLGTRDAFAAAYEALPPSARRPSGEYVVKSGDTLSGISQDFGVSVSQIMQKNGLRSTRINIGQRLVVPIADYTTDISTVQFAGTAADISYPPRRIQPIRLEQEQAPALAGAGPVPAATPVRTVSTTPIGADGPGTASATPPAEVRIVHVVRRGETLSGLATRYNVPLDNIRGWNSMSGSRINVGQRLTIYTDGRSAPATTTAESNEPVQYTVKRGDTLSQIAESYGVGVSQLRQWNSISGSNIRIGQRLTVYPGTSSSVTYTVQRGDTLIGIAGRHGVTVALIKDWNNLSSNTIRVGQQLRILRQ from the coding sequence GTGCATCCATCCTACCTGGCCACCGTCCGACTCCTGACCCTGACCCTGTTGATTGTCCTGTCGTCCGGAGCGGCCGAGGCCCGCCAGCAGGACGCACAACGGGTGGACCTCCTTCCTCCGACCACCCTGCAGACGACCGTGAACCTGGACCGGATGGGGTTGGGAGAGGGCGCTGAGCAATGGTCCGAGCGTGTGCTGATGGAAAAGTTGTCCGTCCTCTACGGTCATCAGTCCGATCTTATGGCCGCTATTGCACGTGACGACCGGGACGCCGTCGTGGCTTCGTTGGATCTGGCCATGACGGAGCTGGGCGATCTGCTGCGACAGGACGGCGTCACCGACAATGACCGTTTTTCCGATGCCTATCGGATGGTCGTGACCGAGTACGAACGATTCTACGGTCCGACGGACACCCTTTTTGTGGCCTTCGGGGACATTTTCGAACTGCGCCGTGACATGTTCGCGGCCCTGGAACAGACGCAGGATCCCCTGCTGGAGGACGTGGTCCCGTCCGGACTGCAACCCGTCGGGACGGATGTCCCCATGACCATGAACCGGTTGGTCGAGAATTCCATGGAGTTCCTGTTGCGCGACCGGAAGGAAGTGTTGCAGACCTGGCTGCGCCGGGCGGATACGTACTTCCCCATGATCGAACAGATTTTCGCGGAGGAAGGTGTGCCGGATGAACTCAAGTACCTGGCCATGATCGAGTCGGGATTGAACCCCCGGGCGCGATCCTGGGCGTCTGCCGGTGGCATGTGGCAGTTCATGGCGGCTACCGGTCGGGCCTACGACCTGAACGTGAACGCGTGGGTGGACGATCGTGCCGACCCTGAACTTGCCACCCGCGCCGCAGCCCGCCACCTGAAGGATCTGTATCAGATGTATGGACAGGATTGGCAGGTGGCCCTGGCCGGGTACAACTGTTCCCCCCGTTGCATAAAGCGTGCCCAGCAGCGTGCAAGGAACACCGGAATAAGCAACCCGGACTACTGGGATATCTACCCCTACCTGCCCCGGGAGACCCGGAACTATGTTCCGATGTTCATTGCCACGTCACTGATTGCGTCCAATCCGACCGCCTTCGGTGTGCCGGTGCCGTCCGAACCGGGCCCCGCCTATGCCTACCATGTGGTGCCGGTCACCGGAATGCTGTCCCTTGAGGACGTGGCCACCATGGCCGGTACCGACGTCACCACGTTGAAGGCATTGAACCCCAACCTTCGCAGGGATACCCTGCCCCCTTCGACGGGTGAATTCAACCTGCGACTTCCGCTCGGAACGCGGGACGCCTTCGCAGCGGCCTACGAGGCATTGCCCCCGTCGGCACGGCGACCCTCGGGCGAATATGTGGTCAAGTCCGGAGACACGTTGAGCGGCATTTCGCAGGACTTCGGCGTATCGGTCTCGCAGATCATGCAGAAGAACGGACTCCGATCCACGCGTATCAACATCGGCCAGCGCCTGGTGGTACCCATCGCCGACTACACGACCGACATTTCGACCGTCCAGTTCGCAGGAACGGCCGCGGATATATCGTATCCACCGCGTCGCATCCAGCCCATCCGATTGGAACAGGAGCAGGCTCCTGCCCTTGCCGGTGCAGGCCCTGTTCCTGCCGCAACGCCGGTCCGTACGGTCTCCACTACACCCATCGGTGCGGACGGACCGGGAACGGCTTCGGCCACCCCGCCGGCTGAAGTCCGGATTGTCCACGTGGTCCGCCGCGGCGAGACCCTCAGCGGGCTCGCCACCCGGTACAATGTCCCGCTCGACAACATCCGCGGGTGGAACAGCATGTCCGGGTCACGGATCAATGTCGGACAACGGCTGACCATCTATACGGATGGCCGATCGGCTCCGGCAACCACAACGGCGGAATCGAATGAGCCGGTTCAGTACACGGTCAAGCGGGGCGACACCCTGAGTCAGATTGCCGAATCGTACGGCGTCGGCGTCTCCCAATTGCGCCAGTGGAACAGCATAAGCGGATCGAACATCCGCATTGGACAGCGCCTGACGGTGTATCCCGGAACGTCGAGCTCCGTAACGTACACGGTCCAACGCGGTGACACGCTGATCGGAATTGCCGGCAGGCATGGTGTGACGGTCGCCCTGATCAAGGACTGGAACAACCTGTCCTCGAACACCATCCGCGTCGGACAGCAGCTCAGGATACTCAGGCAATAA